A stretch of Thermoanaerobaculia bacterium DNA encodes these proteins:
- a CDS encoding CoA transferase, with protein sequence MNPPEPSAPLEGVLVLDLSRVLAGPYCTMTLADLGARVIKVEHPVGGDITRGWGPPYSPEGDSAYYQSINRNKESIVLDLASGAGRRSVEILASRADVLIENFPPGGLARLGLSLERLRAENPRLVTASITGFGEAGPDRDQPGFDLLAQAGAGLMAITGDPGGPPVKVGIAVSDLVAGANAAIGILAALAARERSGRGAAVAVDLFSSSLAMLVNVLQSCIVSGREAGRHGSGHAQIVPYQMFGSADGEWILAIGTERQFRTLCERVVGRPEWASDPRFSTNAARVENRDALVGALAEIFAGRPRGEWIARCREAGVPAGPVRGPLEALESGQARAMGLRVKEGGFESVASPVRFAGRTPPVRRPPRLGEHTDAIRREFGLP encoded by the coding sequence ATGAATCCGCCCGAACCCTCCGCGCCGCTCGAAGGCGTCCTCGTCCTCGACCTGTCGCGCGTGCTCGCCGGACCGTACTGCACGATGACGCTCGCCGACCTCGGCGCCCGCGTGATCAAGGTCGAGCATCCGGTGGGGGGCGACATCACGCGCGGCTGGGGCCCGCCGTATTCCCCGGAGGGAGACTCCGCCTACTACCAGTCGATCAACCGGAACAAGGAGTCGATCGTTCTCGATCTCGCGTCGGGGGCGGGGCGCCGGTCCGTCGAGATCCTCGCGAGCCGCGCCGACGTCCTGATCGAGAACTTCCCCCCCGGCGGGCTCGCCCGCCTCGGCCTCTCCCTCGAACGCCTGCGCGCGGAGAACCCGCGGCTGGTCACGGCGTCGATCACGGGCTTCGGCGAGGCGGGGCCGGATCGCGACCAGCCGGGGTTCGACCTGCTCGCCCAGGCGGGCGCGGGGCTCATGGCGATCACGGGGGATCCCGGCGGGCCGCCGGTGAAGGTCGGCATCGCCGTGTCCGACCTCGTCGCGGGAGCCAACGCGGCGATCGGCATCCTCGCCGCCCTGGCCGCCCGGGAGAGGAGCGGCCGCGGCGCCGCGGTCGCGGTCGACCTCTTCTCGTCGTCCCTCGCGATGCTCGTCAACGTCCTCCAATCGTGTATTGTTTCGGGCCGAGAGGCGGGCCGCCACGGCAGCGGCCACGCGCAGATCGTGCCGTACCAGATGTTCGGGTCCGCCGACGGGGAGTGGATCCTCGCGATCGGCACCGAGCGGCAGTTCCGGACGCTCTGCGAGCGGGTCGTCGGACGCCCCGAATGGGCGAGCGACCCGCGTTTCTCGACCAACGCGGCCCGGGTCGAGAACCGGGACGCCCTCGTCGGCGCCCTCGCGGAGATCTTCGCGGGACGTCCGCGCGGCGAATGGATCGCGCGATGCCGCGAGGCGGGCGTCCCGGCGGGCCCGGTGCGCGGCCCGCTCGAGGCTCTCGAGAGCGGGCAGGCCCGGGCGATGGGCCTGCGCGTGAAAGAGGGAGGGTTCGAGTCGGTCGCCTCGCCCGTCCGGTTCGCCGGCCGAACGCCGCCGGTCCGCCGCCCGCCGCGGCTCGGCGAGCACACGGACGCGATCCGGCGGGAGTTCGGGCTGCCCTGA
- a CDS encoding NAD-binding protein has translation MNIVIVGFGRVGSATVRELREDGHSVVLIEQRGDRIDRATRVEGLRTVRGNAIDADVQLRAGVDRADVFLALTREDTVNLVAAEVAKKKFSVPHAIARIYIPSRASIFEALGIRTICPTLYTVDAIRTTVRDIQGLPAAPRPPAETARPKARRPPALDESKFVLISGGGKIGSGLARTLAGRGIEVAIIEKDPAQVARLSAETDVPVFVGDGSARGVLETAGASRAAVFAAVTGADEDNLVACQTAKAVFGVGKTIARVSNPKNEELMRLLGVDATVATTAIISSYIEREVPGLQIRTLLSLQAGGVQLFELKVPAGSPAAGRALKDLPIPPSTNIVAVVRGGETIVTRGDTRIMADDTVLILVQQEREAEIRKLVLG, from the coding sequence GTGAACATCGTCATCGTCGGGTTCGGCCGGGTCGGCTCGGCGACGGTCCGCGAGCTGCGCGAGGACGGCCATTCCGTCGTCCTGATCGAACAGCGGGGCGACCGGATCGACCGGGCGACTCGTGTCGAGGGGCTGCGGACCGTCCGCGGGAACGCGATCGACGCGGATGTCCAGCTGCGCGCGGGCGTCGACCGCGCCGACGTCTTTCTGGCGCTGACGCGGGAGGACACGGTGAATCTCGTCGCTGCCGAGGTGGCCAAGAAGAAGTTCTCCGTCCCGCACGCGATCGCCCGGATCTACATCCCTTCCCGCGCGTCGATCTTCGAAGCGCTCGGGATCCGGACCATCTGTCCGACCCTCTACACGGTGGACGCCATTCGCACCACGGTTCGCGACATCCAGGGCCTGCCGGCGGCGCCCCGTCCTCCCGCGGAGACCGCCCGGCCGAAGGCGCGACGCCCCCCGGCGCTCGACGAGTCGAAGTTCGTCCTCATCTCCGGCGGAGGGAAGATCGGCTCCGGCCTCGCGCGCACCCTCGCGGGGAGGGGGATCGAGGTCGCGATCATCGAGAAGGATCCGGCGCAGGTGGCGCGCCTGTCGGCCGAAACGGACGTCCCGGTCTTCGTCGGCGACGGCTCGGCGCGCGGCGTGCTCGAGACGGCCGGCGCGTCGCGCGCGGCCGTCTTCGCGGCGGTCACCGGCGCCGACGAGGACAACCTCGTCGCGTGCCAGACGGCGAAGGCCGTGTTCGGCGTCGGCAAGACGATCGCCCGCGTCTCGAACCCGAAGAACGAGGAGCTCATGCGGCTCCTCGGCGTCGACGCGACCGTCGCGACCACGGCGATCATCAGCTCCTACATCGAACGGGAGGTCCCCGGGCTCCAGATCCGGACCCTCCTGTCGCTCCAGGCGGGAGGCGTGCAGCTCTTCGAGCTGAAGGTCCCGGCGGGGTCCCCGGCCGCGGGAAGGGCGTTGAAGGACCTCCCGATTCCCCCGAGCACGAACATCGTCGCAGTCGTCCGCGGCGGCGAGACGATCGTCACGCGCGGCGACACCCGGATCATGGCCGACGACACGGTCCTGATTCTCGTGCAGCAGGAGCGGGAGGCGGAGATCCGGAAGCTCGTCCTCGGCTGA